ataaaaattgaataagaaaacattaaattaaatgaaaaatactattaaacgaaaaaaaataaaatacgaaACTTAAGTActgaagttttttttaaaaacgagAACAAGGTAAAGAAACGTAAATAATGAAAAGAACTTATTTTAGTAACAGccaaatatttctaaaatattagcCAAAATTAATTGTGCCATCTTCCATACTTCTCCGAACATTTATGGTCTGGACCCACTCGCTctgtccaagaaaaagaaaaacagccGGAATAATAAAAgagcaaaataaaaatgaatagtaaatataGATGGTttgcttaaaaaatataaattaaaaattaaaaattaaaaacgatttaattaaaaataagtaaaataaaaatatttttcatcgtatttaatttatgtattatgaatatttttctatcactactaattatttattttcattagtgatattatttattactaatattattatttaataacattaaaaagttatagaaagaaaaaacgattaaaaatattgatttaataatagagttttatataaaaaactaaagtgtttataatataattaattagattACACAAAAGTTGAGTATTAAATTATTGTCAGGTGGACTTTTCGCAATATTTTCCTGTTTTGTCAGAAAATACCCAATCaatcccattttttttttaaatattttcatttattcatTTCTCAACTTACCAGTATTTCCACTTTCAAGCTATTCCTATCTGCCTTTCTTCCCACCAAACTAGGTCTGAAAAATATGTTGATAAGAATAATAGGTTCTTAAAGATCCACGTAAAATCCTTCTTATCCATTCAACCAAAACCTGTTATTGTACTTATGTTCATgatcaagaaaatatttaatttaataataaatataacactTTTACAAAACATTTAAACTTTTGCCTGTCTTGATAGCGTTAAGTTAATTATAAGGTATTATCTCaaaggataaaattataaaacagtAACAAAACAGGCAATATATAGTTCAGCCTTATGACGTCTTCCTTCTCTTGTTTTTACCATTATTATAGTATGGGTTGTCGTGTGATAAGAAAAACTATTCTATGCATAAATGGCTTACACGTCGCATGTGTTCCAGTGGCGCCTGCATCAAACACGTACGTAGCCTAAAATTTATGACTCGACAACGACGCTACGCGGTATCAGTTAAAACCTTTTAAGTTTTTGGTCTCTGTAACAATTTTTCAGAGGTTAATTAGCTCATCTTGCACGAGCTGACATAGGCTGGTTTTGTCGAAGTCACGCGAAGACTTTGTATAAATAAAACGAAAAGTTGAAGGCTATATACTCACTCCCTTAGTTCTTCCTTACACTACCAAGCATAGCCTCTTCAACCAAACCAAGGAAATGGAGGGAGATCAACAGCAAAAGTTGTTGATCAAAGAGCAAACATCAGAAGAGGAATCGTCACTGGTGAAGAGGGTGTGGAATGAGAGCAAGTTGATGTGGATAGTGGCAGCACCAGCCATATTCACTAGGTTCTCCACCTTCGGTATCAATGTTATAAGCCAGGCTTTTGTTGGTCATATCGGTTCACGAGAACTCGCTGCTTTTGCTCTTGTTTACACTGTTCTCATACGTTTTGCGAATGGTATTCTGGTACGTTTTTGGTCTGTGCCACTAATTATCTATTTTTCTGCATGAATATTTACTTAATAGCGTAATCACTCTGTTAGTTTTGATCAAATGTTAACTAATTGTATATGTTCTTTATTGGGACTATATTgttaaatgtttataatttatctgaagtttattattaataaccatctcttacttttaaataaattctaaGAAAAGATGGATTAGACAATAAAATATACCTGTTTCTAAAACCGGAAAGATTAATTGCTTTGTGGAAAAAACATTCGTGAGAAGAATCTTGGCTTTTATACATACATCTGACCTGTCTTGTGCTCTATGAATGAATAAATTAAGGATTTCTTGTTTTTTGCTTTTGGTTATGTTATGAATATTGATTTTAGAGTAATGGTTTACAGTAAACATTTTAACAAAGGgcattagaaaataaaatttgatgagAGTAAGTTGAGTTATTTGTATCTGTTAACTGGGAACTGCAGTTGGGAATGGCGAGTGCATTATCAACACTTTGTGGACAAGCATTTGGGGCAAAAGAATATAGTATGATGGGAGTGTATCTTCAGAGATCATGGATAGTGTTATGCTCAACTGCAATCTGTCTTCTTCCGTTGTTCTTCTTCACAGGCCCAATTTTGAGGCTCCTAGGCCAAGATGAGAACATAGCACAAGTTGCGGAAACCATTTCTCTTTTGTCAATTCCTGTCttatttgcttttattttttccttcacCACCCAAATGTTTCTGCAATCTCAAAGCAAGAATGTCCTTATAGCATTCTTGGCAGCTATGTCAATAGCTATTCATGTGTTACTGTCTTGGCTATTGACAATACAATTTAACATTGGAATTGCCGGCGCAATGATTTCAACAAGTGTGGCATTTTGGGTTACTAACATTGGCCAACTAATATTTATTACCTGTGGCTGGTGCTCTGATACATGGAAAGGCTTCTCATTTTTAGCATTTAAAGATCTTTGGCCTGTTGTCAAGCTTTCCCTCTCATCTGGGGTCATGTTATGGTGAgctttcttttttatcatttaatggGTTAAGCTCTTTAGAAATGctatataaattaacttttccttatttgttcaaaacATAGTTTTGGTTGTCTACATTTCAATTTGACCTTTTATCCTCAAATTAAATAATcttaaacaatttatatatgCCTTCCTAACATGTGAAGCTGTGGTTTGCTTTACAGTCTTGAGCTGTGGTACAGCACAATATTGGTTCTTCTGACGGGCAACTTGACAAATGCAGAGGTCCAAATTGATGCTCTATCGATATGGTATCCTTTTTCCTTGTCTCACACTTCTTTATCAAGCATTATTTATAGGATGAGCTTCATCTGAATTCACGAATACACTAATCAAATAGGGAATGAGATTTGCTTTATTTCGAGAGTTTGTATCAACTTTATATAGTAATAAaggattattaaaaaaaatagaaattcaaatGTGAGAGTAAaattgagaaaatgaaaaagtttaacgttatataaaaaataagagtcatacatttattttcttaaggTAATGCATTAGATGGTGTCGATCTCTTTTGTAAGTTGGATAAAATTATTAAGGATAGAAGTGCCTAGAGCTGTCCTTTGAATTCCTAATTCATGGGCTAACCTGAATCCTCTTAAAATTTAAGTCCTATTTGTTTTTACTAGGAGTTTTTTAAATGTTTCAGCCTCCAAAATTCCTCCTAAAGTAGATTTGGCAGGGTTGGGATGGTTAACCtccaaaaactaaattaattcatttttaatcaatttttaattattttttcatttgctTTGCAATATTATTTGTCCAGCAATTTTCacgtgatatttttttaatattttttttcactccAAACATATTTTACAatgttgaatattaaaaaaaaattatagtttaagaattttattgtacaataatagttttttattatctaataaaaaaagaggtAATTTCAAATAGAAATTAGTATAATGATTATTTtgtaaagatttaaaaaatgaatattaatgtatatttgcttctaatctattatttttaaagaacaTTATTCCtcaagaatatataaatattagattttataaaaactattcaaaatatttttttaattttaattagatatataattttattattttaaaaagttaaaaatataatatatgttgactttgtttaagtttaaaagtacggtaatttaaaaaaaaattgttcaaagtaagtcattttttaagtttagaaaTCACTTATATTTGGATACAATTATAATAgcacattttcttttaattctttgataaactatttaaaaataatatgtataaataagcttttaacttatttttagttttgacatctaaaatataataagtgtatttcataaaaaaataaaataagttattatttttataaaatagtgttaatataatataaacatttttttatatcaaaattgaataaaaatacacacaattttaattataaaattaaaagaaataagaaactattaatacaattacataatttaattaaggAATGCATGACTATAGTGGATATGATTGAGTTACTACATAAGTTTGactaatatattaacttaatcagaaaattttaaaatattattaggaaTAAAATAGTCTATCTGTTCAAAGGAAGCCCATAAATTGACATTAGCTTATAAGATTTTATGGATATTTGATCGTATAgatgtttttaataaaagattgtTTTGGCTATGTGAACTTTCTAAATCTCAAGCAATGTGAATTAAGTTCAAATCATATAATACATGCCAATTTGACAAGTCTATAAGTGTGAGTTTGAATCTCTCCTTAAGTGTTTATGTCTggcattaaatataaataagaaagttGCAACTAAGAAAGAAAACTCagttttaaagttttaagttGGAGACTgtaaatttcttatatatatggATTGGATTCATATTTTTATGAGTTCTTTCATAACAATTCATATATTGCATCCACCTTTGATATTTGGCTGGGTTGGCCTAATGCACAAAGATCTTTTCTCCTTCATTTCTTAagattaattttcattttttacagCCTCAATATTAGCGGATGGGAATTGATGATATCACTTGGTTTCATGGCTGCTGCAAGGTAATCTTGTGTTCAGATCAAACACTCTCTATTCTTCTGTCGTTTGTATACCGTGAAATATTAACTTCATCTTTCGTGATTTGCAGTGTTCGAGTGGGAAACGAGCTTGGAAAAGGAAGCTCCAAAGCTGCAAAATTCGCCATACTGGTGTCAGTGCTTACATCCTTAGCCATTGGATTCGTtctcttcttattcttcttatttttaagGGAAAAACTTGCCTACGTATTTACCTCAAGTAAAGAGGTGGCCGATGCTGTCGGTGACTTGTCACCTTTGTTGGCAATCTCCATTCTTCTCAACAGTGTGCAACCTGTACTCTCAGGTACTTTTTGGTGTAAGATTTTGTTTAACACTGGAGTTCTCTGATatgatcaaatataaaaattgaatactGAAATGTAGACAGAGAAACAAAAGTTATACAAAATGTTGATGTTGAAGTATGAAATGATTTCAACAGGTGTTGCAGTCGGAGCAGGGTGGCAAAGCTATGTAGCATATGTGAACGTAGGGTGTTATTATGTCATAGGTGTTCCTGTAGGAATGGTGCTTGGTAAAGTTCTCCATTTGGAAGTCAAGGTTGGTATTCTTCTCATTCTCATCTTGCATTTCATCCATGTTTCATCTCTTTAACAAAACCCATTTCATCTTTCCTAGGGTATTTGGATCGGAATGTTGTTTGGAACATTTATTCAAACTATAGTGCTAATTATAATCACCTACAAAACTAATTGGGACGACCAGGTATTTCATTCATTTCCTCTTCATCATTCTTAATTCTAGATTTTCTCCTAAAAGCTTATACTTATACACATGATGGATGAACAATTATGTCACTGCACAGGTAATTAAAGCTCGTAATCGAGTTAGCAAGTGGTCGAAGGTGAATGCTGATCATGAAAGAATTACATCAAACAGTTAGTATGTGATATGTTAACCATCAGTGTTAGTTATATAACACTAATTGataactatttaataaaattaaatcgttacttttacttgaattaaatatatGGTAAACTGGTTAGGGTTATATAACTAATAATGATGGTTAAATCCAAAATTAGTGGATCTAACCGTGGATTCAGTTTTgtaatattgtttttgttgCCTGTGTGAGAAAGGCAGATGATGTATATTTCCTACACGCAAATTTTCTTCGATAGGATACTTGAATTTCATTGAATACTGTTGTCTATGACTACTTACTTCTTTTCTCCATATAATTTGTATTCTTTCACTAACATGATTTTATATAAGCCAATCCTTCTCAAATTGTAAAGccattttttttgtctcttaTGGCAATTGTTCAGACATTCtttaaacaagtttaaaataaacaacAGTGATCTATACAAAGaagaatttgtttattattattattattattatttatttttattttcattattattatatttacacttaattaagtttcaaatttttgataaacttaaattacattcctattaatttttttgtgatttcttAAGTACTAAAAAATTTGACATTCTTTCATTCACGACAAAAATATTGATATTCTATGGaggttttt
This sequence is a window from Vigna angularis cultivar LongXiaoDou No.4 chromosome 2, ASM1680809v1, whole genome shotgun sequence. Protein-coding genes within it:
- the LOC108327999 gene encoding protein DETOXIFICATION 21, coding for MEGDQQQKLLIKEQTSEEESSLVKRVWNESKLMWIVAAPAIFTRFSTFGINVISQAFVGHIGSRELAAFALVYTVLIRFANGILLGMASALSTLCGQAFGAKEYSMMGVYLQRSWIVLCSTAICLLPLFFFTGPILRLLGQDENIAQVAETISLLSIPVLFAFIFSFTTQMFLQSQSKNVLIAFLAAMSIAIHVLLSWLLTIQFNIGIAGAMISTSVAFWVTNIGQLIFITCGWCSDTWKGFSFLAFKDLWPVVKLSLSSGVMLCLELWYSTILVLLTGNLTNAEVQIDALSICLNISGWELMISLGFMAAASVRVGNELGKGSSKAAKFAILVSVLTSLAIGFVLFLFFLFLREKLAYVFTSSKEVADAVGDLSPLLAISILLNSVQPVLSGVAVGAGWQSYVAYVNVGCYYVIGVPVGMVLGKVLHLEVKGIWIGMLFGTFIQTIVLIIITYKTNWDDQVIKARNRVSKWSKVNADHERITSNS